From Alteromonas australica, one genomic window encodes:
- a CDS encoding Tll0287-like domain-containing protein, with translation MKVTLILPLSIFALSTTFAFASNVTIESESVGDLKARTLVARQHAKALGGALKARLQEAIGQGGLVKGIEACKLEAGPIAKAISGNGWTVGRTALRVRNPANTPDAWEREQLIAFSNQLSAQFDGPLEASHYDSATGEFRYLKAIKTDEICTACHGQSVAPRVQAAIDDAYPEDEAMGFDIGTLRGAFTLTYTP, from the coding sequence ATGAAAGTAACGTTAATTTTACCCTTAAGTATATTTGCGCTAAGTACTACTTTTGCTTTTGCGTCCAATGTAACGATAGAAAGCGAATCCGTGGGCGATTTAAAGGCGAGAACCCTTGTCGCGCGGCAGCATGCGAAAGCCTTAGGCGGTGCATTAAAAGCGCGTTTGCAAGAAGCTATTGGTCAAGGTGGTTTGGTCAAGGGGATTGAGGCTTGTAAATTAGAGGCTGGGCCGATAGCTAAAGCCATTAGTGGTAATGGTTGGACTGTTGGGCGCACGGCCCTGCGGGTACGCAACCCAGCCAATACCCCTGATGCTTGGGAACGAGAACAACTTATCGCGTTTTCTAATCAATTATCGGCTCAATTTGATGGACCACTTGAAGCCTCCCATTATGATAGCGCGACAGGTGAATTTAGATACTTGAAAGCCATAAAAACTGACGAAATATGCACGGCATGCCATGGCCAGTCTGTAGCCCCAAGAGTGCAGGCTGCAATTGATGACGCCTATCCAGAGGACGAAGCTATGGGGTTCGATATTGGCACGTTACGAGGAGCATTTACCCTGACATATACGCCTTAG